The region CAGCCGCGCCAGCACCTCTTCGAGGCTGAACGGCTTGGTCACGTAGTCGTCACCGCCCGCCGTGATCCCCGTGATGCGGTCCTCGACGGAGTCACGTGCGGTCAGGAAGAGCACACAGACGGTTTCCAGTTCGTGACGCAGCAGATGCAGCACCCGCAGGCCGTCGATATCGGGGAGCATCCAGTCCAGCACGACGGCGTGCGGGCGGAAGGTCCGCGCCACCGCGAGCGCGGTGGCACCGTCGGCCGCGGTGCGCACCGCCCAGCCCTCGCCGGACAGCGCGCCGGCCAGCACTTCGGTGAGGTCCGGTTCGTCGTCGATCACAAGGACGCGGACCGCTGCGTCGCCACGCAGGTGGCCGCTGGTGTGGTGGTTGTCCATGGTCACTCCAGGATCCCCCGTGCCGGGGGGTGCGGAGGCACTGCTCCGCTCTGAGTTTCCTCTGAATTCGGCGGGCCCGTCTCCGGGCGGGGCGCTCAGAGCGTCTTCAGAGGTTGCGCTGCCACGGTGGCACCCACCACGGAAAGGGAGCCACATGACCGCCCTCTCGCACCCCCGCCGCGGGGCAGCCCGGAGCCTGCGCCCCCGCCGGCCGGCCTCCTTCGTGCCCTTCGCGGCACAGGCCGCCGTCTGGGCGGGTGCCGCCGGCGTACTCGGCCTGTGGTGGGCCGGCACCGCGTCCGTGGTGAGCCCGGCGGACTGGCTGACCGGCGCCGGCCGGATCACCGGGCTGCTCGCCGGATACGGCTGCGCGGTGCTGGTGGCGCTGATGGCCCGGGTTCCGCTGCTGGACCACCGCGTGGGCACGGACCGGCTGGCCCGCTGGCACGCCATGGGCGGCCGCTACACCCTCTCCCTCGTCCTTGCCCACACCCTGCTGGTCATCTGGGGGTACGCGCTCGCCTCACACAGCGGCGTGGTGCACCAGACCGCCACGCTCGTCCTTGACTATCCCGACATGCTCAAGGCCACCGCGGCCTTCCTGCTCCTCATGGCCACCGCCGTCGTCTCGGCACGGGCCGCCCGGCGCAGGATGAGTTACGAAACCTGGCACTACCTGCACTTCGCCACTTATCTGGCGCTCTTCCTCGCCTTCGGTCACCAGCTCTCCAACGGCGCCGACTTCGTCGGCAACCGGCCTGCCCAGCTCGCCTGGTACGCCCTCTACCTCGCCGTGGCGGCACTCATCGCCTGGTA is a window of Streptomyces caniferus DNA encoding:
- a CDS encoding response regulator transcription factor, with product MDNHHTSGHLRGDAAVRVLVIDDEPDLTEVLAGALSGEGWAVRTAADGATALAVARTFRPHAVVLDWMLPDIDGLRVLHLLRHELETVCVLFLTARDSVEDRITGITAGGDDYVTKPFSLEEVLARLRGLLRRAGMAREPEGNRLVVGDLVMDEEAREVVRGGDLVELSRTEFELLRFLMRNPRRVLSKTQILDRVWSYDFGGRSHVVELYISYLRKKIDAGRAPMIHTVRGVGYVLKPEAA